Proteins co-encoded in one Streptomyces sp. NBC_01283 genomic window:
- a CDS encoding DUF4383 domain-containing protein: MATHVLHSGAKRPRRRVTLNEHLPVDHRLSTIYRFGAGLMGLVLLAFGILGLIDKVGFFDTGGDTVAGLNTNGALSVLSICVGLLLFVGMVIGGNFASTLNMVLGCAFILSGFVNLALLDTGLNFLAFRIPNVLFSFVVGVLLMIFGMYGRVGSALPHDNPYWQARHPEQVRHTGHGRMHGAHRSGRSLPSDRSDQPDRAD, encoded by the coding sequence ATGGCCACGCATGTACTTCACTCAGGGGCGAAGCGGCCCAGGCGACGCGTCACGCTCAACGAGCATCTCCCCGTCGACCACCGCCTCAGCACGATCTACCGCTTCGGTGCCGGTCTCATGGGGCTCGTCCTGCTCGCGTTCGGCATCCTCGGCCTGATCGACAAGGTCGGCTTCTTCGACACCGGGGGCGACACCGTCGCCGGTCTGAACACCAACGGCGCGCTCAGCGTCCTGTCGATCTGCGTCGGGCTGCTCCTCTTCGTCGGCATGGTGATCGGCGGCAACTTCGCGTCGACGCTCAACATGGTCCTGGGCTGCGCGTTCATCCTCAGCGGCTTCGTCAATCTCGCCCTGCTCGACACGGGCCTCAACTTCCTCGCCTTCCGCATTCCGAACGTCCTGTTCAGCTTTGTGGTCGGGGTCCTGCTCATGATCTTCGGGATGTACGGGCGGGTCGGGTCCGCCCTGCCGCACGACAACCCGTACTGGCAGGCACGCCACCCGGAGCAGGTGCGGCACACCGGGCACGGGCGTATGCACGGGGCTCACCGCTCCGGGCGGTCCCTCCCCTCGGACCGGAGCGACCAGCCTGACCGGGCCGACTAG
- a CDS encoding DUF4097 family beta strand repeat-containing protein → MTVRSVRVHTQRRSDSRRARALAAAGGVVVALLAGACGASADDDSDPERRTFALEGKTLTVDSDDSALEFVTGGSDDSKVKVTRWFEGSTALGDTPKVTWAMDGDRLTLRMKCSGVFSACSAKHRIEVPRGVALKVENGDGHVSASGLREPLSIRTHDGSVSVKDFAGPLTLASGDGAVDATGIRSARVRATSKDGAVRLKLDSVPDRVEARSADGAVTIEVPEKKDGRDVAYDVTTKTADGGVDVSVPRDSGSPHLVSARSEDGKVTVRSAN, encoded by the coding sequence ATGACCGTCCGTTCCGTGCGCGTACACACGCAGCGCCGCAGCGATTCCCGCCGTGCCCGCGCTCTCGCCGCCGCCGGTGGCGTCGTCGTCGCCCTACTCGCCGGTGCCTGTGGGGCCAGCGCCGACGACGACTCCGATCCGGAGCGGCGGACCTTCGCGCTGGAGGGGAAGACCTTGACCGTCGACTCCGACGACTCCGCGCTGGAGTTCGTCACCGGCGGCTCCGACGACAGCAAGGTCAAGGTGACCCGGTGGTTCGAAGGGTCCACCGCGCTCGGTGACACTCCCAAAGTGACCTGGGCCATGGACGGCGACCGGCTGACCCTGCGCATGAAGTGCTCCGGCGTCTTCAGTGCCTGCTCGGCCAAGCACCGCATCGAGGTGCCCCGTGGGGTGGCCCTGAAGGTGGAGAACGGTGACGGGCACGTGAGCGCGAGCGGGCTGCGGGAGCCGCTCTCCATCCGGACCCACGACGGCTCCGTCAGCGTCAAGGACTTCGCCGGGCCGCTCACCCTGGCCAGCGGCGACGGCGCGGTCGACGCCACCGGCATCCGGTCGGCGCGCGTCCGCGCCACCTCCAAGGACGGTGCCGTACGGCTGAAGCTGGACTCCGTGCCCGACCGTGTCGAGGCCCGCAGCGCGGACGGCGCCGTCACCATCGAGGTGCCGGAGAAGAAGGACGGCCGCGACGTCGCGTACGACGTGACGACCAAGACGGCCGACGGGGGCGTGGATGTTTCCGTTCCCCGCGACAGTGGTAGTCCGCACCTCGTGTCCGCCCGCAGCGAAGACGGCAAAGTCACGGTGCGCAGCGCGAACTAA
- a CDS encoding two-component system response regulator, producing the protein MSSESVILVVDDHKDTLFALESALAPLGYPLVSVTNGDHALRVILRGEVGLILLDVRMPGVSGLDVVRYVRRLDQTRAIPIILLTGFDVSREIAAAAFLLGVADVALKPIDPLTLRTKVRYLFDTYEQLKSLQQEIDDLRSQVRAGTLKPSNDSHSAPRWTPGPQVET; encoded by the coding sequence ATGTCGTCCGAATCCGTGATCCTCGTAGTCGATGACCACAAGGACACCCTGTTCGCGCTGGAGAGCGCATTGGCCCCTCTCGGCTACCCGCTGGTGAGCGTGACCAACGGCGACCACGCCCTGAGGGTGATCCTTCGCGGGGAGGTCGGACTCATCCTGCTCGATGTGCGCATGCCGGGCGTGAGCGGTCTCGACGTCGTGCGCTACGTACGGCGCCTCGACCAGACACGCGCCATACCCATCATCCTGCTGACCGGCTTCGACGTGAGCCGCGAGATCGCCGCGGCGGCCTTCCTGCTCGGCGTGGCGGACGTAGCCCTCAAGCCCATCGATCCCCTGACCCTGCGCACCAAGGTCCGCTATCTCTTCGACACCTACGAGCAGTTGAAGTCCTTACAACAGGAGATAGACGATCTCCGCTCCCAGGTAAGAGCCGGAACCCTCAAACCCTCGAACGACAGCCACTCGGCCCCCCGCTGGACCCCCGGCCCCCAGGTCGAAACGTAA
- a CDS encoding cupin domain-containing protein has product MMEVKAVEKPDERRDFPRGHLEAVHLTGLDFAVGTFEPGWRWSESVAPLAGTKSCQIHHNAYVVKGRMRVRMDDGAEGEVGPGDVFVCPPGHDAWVVGDEQVVVYDFAGGMAQEYAKAP; this is encoded by the coding sequence ATGATGGAGGTCAAAGCGGTAGAGAAGCCGGACGAGCGGCGAGATTTCCCGCGCGGTCACCTGGAAGCCGTCCACCTCACAGGGCTGGACTTCGCCGTGGGCACCTTCGAGCCCGGCTGGCGCTGGTCCGAGTCCGTGGCCCCGCTCGCGGGCACCAAGAGCTGCCAGATCCACCACAACGCCTATGTCGTCAAGGGCCGGATGCGCGTCCGCATGGACGACGGGGCCGAGGGCGAAGTGGGACCGGGCGATGTCTTCGTGTGCCCGCCGGGACACGACGCGTGGGTCGTCGGTGACGAACAGGTCGTCGTGTACGACTTCGCGGGAGGCATGGCGCAGGAGTACGCGAAGGCACCGTAA
- a CDS encoding peptidase inhibitor family I36 protein: MINKHTHRPAALLAATLLAIGTAVTTSAAAQAASCPSGQFCAWTDSNFGGQRTNWSGDDHDWEDPIQDNDSSWANHGISGPGIKDHVQVYENPGLVGIGTVCLDPGQEIATPSGWANDSGDSHTWKMDC; this comes from the coding sequence ATGATCAACAAGCACACGCACAGGCCCGCGGCCCTGCTCGCCGCCACGCTCCTGGCGATCGGCACCGCCGTGACCACCTCGGCCGCCGCCCAGGCGGCCTCGTGTCCGAGCGGCCAGTTCTGCGCGTGGACGGACAGCAACTTCGGCGGCCAGCGCACGAATTGGTCGGGGGACGACCACGACTGGGAGGACCCCATCCAGGACAACGACTCCTCCTGGGCCAACCACGGCATCTCGGGCCCCGGCATCAAGGACCACGTACAGGTCTACGAGAACCCGGGCCTCGTCGGCATCGGCACGGTGTGCCTGGACCCCGGCCAGGAGATCGCCACCCCCAGCGGCTGGGCCAACGACAGCGGCGACTCCCACACATGGAAGATGGACTGCTAG
- a CDS encoding DUF2277 domain-containing protein, producing MCRSIKTLRPPAIPEDATEEEIRAAALQYVRKVSGFRAPAAHNREVFDRAVEAVAEATAELLAGIEVRGSKPRAAEQSPEEAPAA from the coding sequence ATGTGCCGCAGCATCAAGACGCTCCGTCCGCCCGCCATCCCCGAAGACGCCACCGAGGAGGAGATCCGGGCCGCCGCGCTTCAGTACGTGCGCAAGGTCTCGGGTTTCCGAGCCCCGGCAGCGCACAACCGCGAGGTCTTCGACCGTGCCGTGGAGGCGGTCGCCGAAGCCACCGCCGAGCTGCTCGCCGGGATCGAGGTGCGCGGGTCCAAGCCGCGGGCGGCCGAGCAGTCGCCCGAGGAAGCCCCGGCTGCCTGA
- a CDS encoding DedA family protein encodes MLESLGALTSSPWIYAAVALSVLFDIVLPVLPSGVLVITAATAAAAAGTAGTAAGTAGAGNVPHAVPDILILLLCAATASVLGDLAVYRLAWRGGERLDRAIARSRRLTTAQERLGTALSRGGGILVVIARFAPAGRSIVSLAAGAAHRKVREFLPWSALAGVAWAGYSVALGYFGGQWLGASWLATGVSLLALFAAGAGAAFLVRRPRTATS; translated from the coding sequence GTGCTTGAGAGTCTGGGCGCACTGACCAGCAGCCCATGGATCTACGCGGCAGTGGCACTTTCCGTGCTCTTCGACATCGTCCTGCCCGTGCTGCCGAGCGGCGTTCTCGTCATCACGGCTGCCACCGCGGCGGCAGCGGCGGGCACGGCCGGTACGGCGGCGGGTACGGCGGGCGCGGGAAACGTCCCGCACGCGGTCCCCGACATCCTGATCCTGCTGCTCTGCGCGGCCACCGCATCGGTACTCGGCGACCTGGCCGTCTACCGCCTCGCCTGGCGCGGCGGCGAGCGCCTGGACCGCGCCATCGCCCGCTCGCGCCGCCTCACCACCGCGCAGGAACGACTCGGCACGGCGCTTTCCCGGGGCGGCGGCATCCTGGTAGTCATCGCGCGCTTCGCCCCGGCGGGCCGCTCGATCGTCTCGCTCGCGGCGGGCGCGGCACACCGCAAGGTGCGCGAGTTCCTGCCCTGGTCGGCCCTGGCCGGCGTGGCCTGGGCCGGGTACAGCGTCGCGCTCGGCTACTTCGGCGGGCAGTGGCTCGGCGCGTCGTGGCTGGCCACGGGCGTCTCGCTGCTCGCGCTGTTCGCGGCAGGCGCGGGAGCGGCGTTCCTGGTCCGCCGACCGCGTACGGCTACCAGCTAG
- a CDS encoding superoxide dismutase family protein — protein MVGGMLAGTVAAAVLAAGGGTVGSDGPCHEIRVGARFAPPTAFVASSAITYDKKLVPAGSRIEVEQRSEPGDMAVTVRVKGMKPGHAYGVHVHQKPCGADPAAAGGHYQHREDPVQPSKDPAYVNPDNEVWLDFTAGKDGSGGATARHGWEFRPGGAGSVVLHREQGGAGDRVACFTVPFGPTG, from the coding sequence ATGGTGGGAGGAATGCTCGCCGGGACCGTGGCGGCGGCGGTGCTCGCGGCAGGCGGTGGCACGGTCGGCTCGGACGGGCCTTGTCACGAGATCCGGGTCGGGGCGCGGTTCGCGCCGCCCACGGCCTTCGTCGCCTCGTCGGCGATCACGTACGACAAGAAGCTCGTCCCCGCCGGGTCGCGGATCGAGGTCGAGCAGCGGAGCGAGCCGGGCGACATGGCGGTCACGGTCCGGGTGAAGGGGATGAAGCCCGGTCACGCGTACGGCGTGCACGTGCACCAGAAGCCGTGCGGCGCCGACCCGGCCGCGGCCGGCGGGCACTACCAGCACCGCGAGGACCCGGTCCAGCCCTCCAAGGACCCGGCCTACGTCAACCCGGACAACGAGGTCTGGCTGGACTTCACCGCGGGCAAGGACGGCTCGGGCGGGGCGACCGCCCGCCACGGCTGGGAGTTCCGGCCGGGCGGGGCCGGATCCGTCGTGCTGCACCGCGAGCAGGGCGGCGCGGGTGACCGGGTGGCGTGTTTCACGGTGCCGTTCGGTCCCACCGGCTGA
- a CDS encoding DoxX family protein, with amino-acid sequence MTGRLNSAQPYALGLFRMVIGLLFACHGAASLFGVLGGAMGGGTIDAGTWPGWYAAVIQLVGGALVALGLGTRAAAFISSGSMAYAYFKVHQPEALWPLQNGGEASAIFCWAMLLFVFTGSGALGLDRLFASRGENTDESASERTPVAA; translated from the coding sequence ATGACTGGACGTCTCAACAGCGCCCAGCCCTACGCCCTCGGGCTGTTCCGCATGGTCATCGGCCTGCTCTTCGCCTGTCACGGCGCCGCCTCGCTCTTCGGCGTGCTCGGTGGCGCGATGGGCGGCGGCACGATCGACGCGGGCACCTGGCCGGGCTGGTACGCGGCCGTCATCCAGCTGGTCGGCGGCGCCCTGGTCGCCCTCGGCCTCGGCACCCGCGCCGCGGCGTTCATCTCGTCCGGCTCGATGGCGTACGCCTACTTCAAGGTGCACCAGCCGGAGGCCCTGTGGCCGCTGCAGAACGGCGGAGAGGCGTCGGCGATATTCTGCTGGGCCATGCTCCTGTTCGTCTTCACCGGCTCGGGCGCGCTCGGCCTCGACCGCCTCTTCGCCTCGCGCGGCGAGAACACGGACGAGTCGGCGTCGGAGCGGACGCCGGTGGCCGCCTGA
- a CDS encoding FAD/NAD(P)-binding protein codes for MSAPSAAASPEHDVAVAVVGAGPRGTSVLERLCASAVELLPPGARLTVHVVDPSPPGPGRVWRTAQPAELLMNTVASQVTLFTDESVDCAGPVQPGPSLYAWAAAGHAPGLGPDDYPTRACYGRYLEWVFAQTLRGAPGTVRVEVHAARAVRLDGPGDGAQTLVLDSGRELPGLSAVVLAQGHLPTNSAEGQEHLAAHAARHGLRHIPPANPADVDLSAVAPGERVLLRGLGLNFFDHMALLTVGRGGRFTPTPDGTPGGGLRYQPSGHEPKLYAGSRRGIPYHARGDNAKGPYGRHEPLVLTSDVIARFRKRADSGDAPDFLDEIWPLVAKEVETVYYTALVQPDGRATGFRDSFLAAPHHSPQEALVLDEFGIPEAARWSWDRLAQPHSGRTFRSPDDFRAWLLAYLREDTAQAALGNVESPLKSALDVLRDLRNELRLILDHGGLSGTSRREHLDRWYTPLNAFLSIGPPRRRIEEMTALIEAGVVEVLGPRLDVRPAADGTYRAHSPDVPGSDVSVTTVIEARLPEPDVRRTADDLLGQLLRTGQCRAHVVDGYETGGLDVTPRPYHLIDRQGHFHARRFAFGVPTEGVHWVTAAGARPGVDSVTLSDADAVARAVLRTAAGAAEAPSARGRVPSARRAESSEWPDVELASID; via the coding sequence TTGTCCGCACCATCCGCAGCGGCCTCACCGGAGCATGACGTTGCAGTCGCCGTCGTCGGCGCGGGGCCCCGCGGCACGAGTGTCCTGGAGCGCCTCTGCGCCTCGGCAGTCGAACTCCTGCCGCCGGGAGCACGGCTGACGGTCCACGTCGTCGACCCCTCTCCCCCGGGGCCGGGACGCGTCTGGCGCACCGCACAGCCGGCCGAGCTGCTCATGAACACGGTGGCCTCACAGGTGACCCTCTTCACCGACGAGAGCGTCGACTGCGCGGGGCCGGTCCAGCCGGGGCCGAGCCTGTACGCGTGGGCCGCCGCCGGCCACGCTCCGGGGCTCGGCCCGGACGACTACCCGACCCGCGCCTGCTACGGCCGCTACCTGGAGTGGGTCTTCGCCCAGACCCTGCGCGGCGCCCCCGGAACGGTCCGGGTCGAGGTGCACGCGGCACGCGCCGTACGGCTCGACGGCCCGGGTGACGGCGCCCAGACCCTCGTACTCGACAGCGGCCGCGAACTCCCCGGGCTCAGCGCCGTCGTCCTCGCACAGGGCCACCTCCCCACGAACAGTGCCGAAGGGCAGGAGCACCTCGCCGCGCACGCGGCGCGGCACGGCCTGCGCCACATACCGCCCGCCAACCCCGCCGACGTGGACCTGTCGGCCGTCGCCCCCGGCGAACGCGTCCTGCTGCGCGGGCTCGGCCTGAACTTCTTCGACCACATGGCGCTCCTGACGGTGGGCCGCGGCGGACGCTTCACCCCGACGCCGGACGGCACGCCAGGCGGCGGTCTCCGCTATCAGCCGTCGGGGCACGAGCCGAAGCTGTACGCGGGCTCCCGGCGCGGCATCCCCTACCACGCGCGCGGCGACAACGCGAAGGGTCCGTACGGACGGCACGAGCCGCTCGTCCTCACCTCCGACGTCATAGCCCGGTTCCGCAAGCGCGCGGACAGCGGCGACGCCCCGGACTTCCTGGACGAGATATGGCCGCTGGTGGCGAAGGAGGTGGAGACGGTCTATTACACCGCCCTCGTCCAACCCGACGGGCGGGCAACGGGCTTCCGGGACTCCTTCCTCGCCGCACCGCACCACAGCCCTCAAGAAGCTCTCGTACTGGACGAGTTCGGCATCCCCGAGGCCGCACGCTGGTCCTGGGACCGGCTCGCGCAGCCGCACTCCGGCCGCACCTTCCGCTCCCCGGACGACTTCCGCGCCTGGCTGCTCGCCTATCTGCGCGAGGACACCGCACAGGCCGCGCTCGGCAACGTAGAGAGCCCGCTGAAGTCCGCCCTGGACGTGCTGCGCGACCTGCGCAACGAGCTCCGCCTGATCCTCGACCACGGCGGCCTGTCCGGGACTTCGCGCCGCGAGCACCTGGACCGCTGGTACACACCGCTCAACGCCTTCCTCTCGATCGGCCCGCCCCGGCGCCGCATCGAGGAGATGACGGCGCTGATCGAGGCGGGCGTCGTCGAGGTGCTCGGCCCGCGGCTCGACGTGCGGCCCGCCGCGGACGGGACGTATCGCGCGCACTCCCCCGACGTACCAGGGTCGGATGTGTCGGTCACCACAGTGATCGAGGCCCGGCTCCCCGAACCGGACGTGCGGCGCACCGCGGACGATCTGCTCGGGCAGCTCCTGAGGACGGGCCAGTGCCGCGCCCACGTGGTCGACGGCTACGAAACCGGAGGGCTCGACGTCACACCCCGCCCCTATCACCTGATCGACCGTCAAGGTCATTTCCACGCAAGGAGGTTCGCGTTCGGAGTACCCACCGAGGGCGTGCACTGGGTGACGGCCGCCGGGGCCAGGCCGGGCGTCGACTCGGTGACCCTGTCGGACGCGGACGCGGTGGCACGGGCCGTGCTGCGGACGGCGGCGGGCGCGGCGGAGGCCCCATCTGCGAGGGGAAGGGTCCCGTCCGCGAGAAGAGCGGAATCCTCCGAATGGCCAGATGTTGAACTTGCAAGCATTGATTAG
- a CDS encoding alkaline phosphatase D family protein — MARLRLGPLLRYVDGSTATVWVEADRPCTAEVRCADGAKGTADTFQIAGHHYALIPVTGLRPGTETAYEVRLGDSGVPVWPLPESPFPPSTIRTPGEGDDEALRVTFGSCRWAAPPSDEHDPVGPDALDTLAARMATGTAADRPDVLLLLGDQVYADNTSEATRRWLAARRNLKDPPGDQVADYEEYTHLYYESWLDPEVRWLLSTVPSCMIFDDHDVIDDWNTSAAWLAEMRATPWWRERVLSGLMSYWVYQHIGNLPPAELERDELYASLRATPDGTDALRAFAAASDADPTATRWSYRRDFGRVRLLMIDTRAARVLDEQNRAMIDPEEARWLREQALDGMGEAAGAGDSGSVDHLLIGTSLPWLLPHLIHDAEGWNAALCRGERGARWARFGEDLRRRSDLEHWAAFPSSFDALTSLIAEAGTGAGAPATVCVLSGDVHHAYIAEPTWPGGGGPDSRVLQLTCSPVHNSIPASIKLGFHFGWSRVGRALGRRFVRHGRTKRAAINWRKTGGPWFGNQLMTLTLRGRSADVRLDQARVVKGVGVNLETTQESKLS, encoded by the coding sequence GTGGCACGGCTGCGCCTGGGTCCACTGCTGAGGTATGTCGACGGTTCGACGGCGACGGTCTGGGTCGAGGCCGACCGCCCGTGCACCGCCGAGGTGCGGTGCGCCGACGGCGCCAAGGGCACGGCGGACACGTTCCAGATCGCGGGCCATCACTACGCGCTCATCCCGGTCACCGGGCTGCGTCCGGGCACGGAGACCGCATACGAGGTGCGGCTCGGTGACAGCGGCGTCCCCGTGTGGCCGCTGCCGGAGTCACCCTTCCCGCCGAGCACCATCCGCACGCCGGGCGAGGGCGACGACGAGGCGCTCCGTGTCACCTTCGGCTCCTGCCGCTGGGCGGCACCGCCGAGCGACGAGCACGACCCCGTCGGGCCCGACGCCCTGGACACCCTCGCCGCCCGGATGGCCACGGGCACGGCGGCCGACCGCCCGGACGTCCTGCTCCTCCTGGGCGACCAGGTGTACGCGGACAACACGTCCGAGGCGACGCGGCGCTGGCTAGCGGCCCGCCGGAACCTGAAGGACCCGCCGGGCGACCAGGTCGCGGACTACGAGGAGTACACCCACCTCTACTACGAGTCGTGGCTCGACCCCGAGGTGCGGTGGCTGCTCTCCACCGTGCCGAGCTGCATGATCTTCGACGACCATGACGTCATAGACGACTGGAACACCAGCGCGGCCTGGCTCGCCGAGATGCGGGCGACGCCGTGGTGGCGCGAGCGCGTGCTGAGCGGTCTGATGTCGTACTGGGTCTACCAGCACATCGGCAATCTGCCGCCCGCCGAGCTGGAGCGCGACGAGCTGTACGCCTCGCTGCGCGCGACGCCGGACGGCACGGACGCGCTGCGTGCCTTCGCGGCGGCCTCCGACGCCGACCCCACGGCGACGCGGTGGAGCTACCGCCGGGACTTCGGGCGCGTACGCCTGCTGATGATCGACACACGGGCGGCGCGCGTACTCGACGAGCAGAACCGCGCGATGATCGACCCGGAGGAGGCCCGCTGGCTGCGGGAGCAGGCCCTGGACGGCATGGGCGAGGCGGCCGGCGCAGGCGACTCGGGCAGCGTCGACCACCTGCTGATCGGGACGTCACTGCCGTGGCTGCTGCCGCACCTCATCCATGACGCCGAGGGCTGGAACGCCGCGCTGTGCCGTGGCGAGCGCGGCGCGCGCTGGGCCCGCTTCGGCGAAGACCTGCGCAGGCGCTCGGATCTGGAGCACTGGGCGGCGTTCCCCTCGTCCTTCGACGCGCTGACCTCCCTGATCGCGGAGGCGGGCACGGGCGCGGGCGCACCGGCGACGGTGTGCGTGCTCTCCGGCGACGTCCACCACGCGTACATCGCGGAACCCACGTGGCCGGGTGGCGGCGGTCCCGACTCCCGTGTCCTGCAGCTGACGTGCTCCCCCGTCCACAACTCCATCCCCGCGTCGATAAAGCTGGGCTTCCACTTCGGCTGGAGCAGGGTGGGCCGCGCCCTCGGCCGCCGCTTCGTGCGCCACGGACGAACGAAGCGGGCTGCCATCAACTGGCGCAAAACCGGCGGCCCTTGGTTCGGCAACCAACTCATGACACTGACGCTACGAGGCCGTTCGGCGGACGTACGCCTCGATCAGGCCCGGGTGGTAAAGGGAGTCGGCGTCAACCTGGAGACAACCCAGGAGTCAAAGCTGTCGTGA
- a CDS encoding HNH endonuclease family protein produces the protein MSAVYARRRLATLTALTALASGAALLTGAPAQAAPPAPVSAATARTYLGQLTVKAEGSSDGYSREKFPHWSTQSGACNTREVVLKRDGTNVQQDSSCAATSGTWKSPYDGGTWTAAADVDIDHVVPLSEAWKSGASGWTTAQREGFANDLTRPQLIAVTDNVNQSKGDQDPAEWMPPTASYHCYYARMWVDVKHYYKLTVNAEEKTKLSSILNGC, from the coding sequence ATGTCCGCTGTCTACGCGCGTCGACGCCTCGCCACTCTCACCGCCCTCACCGCGCTCGCCTCCGGGGCCGCCCTCCTCACCGGCGCCCCCGCCCAGGCCGCTCCCCCGGCCCCGGTCTCCGCCGCCACCGCCCGCACCTACCTGGGGCAGCTCACCGTGAAGGCCGAGGGCTCGTCCGACGGCTACAGCCGCGAGAAGTTCCCGCACTGGAGCACCCAGTCCGGGGCCTGCAACACCCGAGAGGTCGTCCTCAAGCGCGACGGCACGAACGTCCAGCAGGACTCCAGCTGCGCGGCCACCTCCGGCACCTGGAAATCCCCCTACGACGGCGGCACCTGGACCGCCGCGGCCGACGTCGACATCGACCACGTCGTCCCGCTCTCCGAGGCCTGGAAGTCCGGCGCGAGCGGCTGGACCACCGCCCAGCGGGAAGGTTTCGCCAACGACCTCACCCGGCCCCAGCTGATCGCCGTCACCGACAACGTCAACCAGAGCAAGGGCGACCAGGACCCGGCGGAGTGGATGCCGCCCACCGCGTCGTACCACTGCTACTACGCCCGGATGTGGGTGGACGTGAAGCACTACTACAAGCTCACCGTGAACGCGGAGGAGAAGACCAAGCTGTCCTCGATCCTCAACGGCTGCTGA